In Mus musculus strain C57BL/6J chromosome 1, GRCm38.p6 C57BL/6J, a single genomic region encodes these proteins:
- the Phf3 gene encoding PHD finger protein 3 isoform X3, whose translation MDIVDTFNHLIPTEHLDDALFLGSNLENEVCEDFSTSQNVLEDSLKNMLSDKDPMLGSASNQFCLPVLDSNDPNFQMPCSTEQVRSLRQSTIAKRSNAATLSTKKPSGKTLSTSKVGVKPAERCQGKEEVYASLKSEHPKESRRSGRHAEQMDVAPEVSASSVDSSVSSCAGMKEEAEFDPKHACNNQGEVNVPSPELDCPLLSETSASVEEKNIEALMECKAKTNSSPLFKFPVREDEQSDLVSGELNDTIEGKDAGGKPDQESEEVKFPCEGDQTAEEPESSDVSSDSACANKNKAEKNEGAECHLELKNTVDIVDKPENSPQRNELETLGYGEDTESNDARLQSTEFNKSDLEEVDACAFEPEASTLENTICDVLDQNSKQLNITQSIKMETANLQDDRSGLEPKNIKPKHIKSVTHSKQSMTTETPRKTVAAKHEVGHSKTKSNVKAVKRNSGEPEPQPDSQRPVKVRKKQGDKVWKSQSCNSGVKSVKSQAHSVLKRMPQDQNTMQISKPLTHPHSDKLHGHSGFSKEPPHPVQTGHLVHSSQKQSQKPQQQAAVGKGSSHVKDEHDHPVSEHLKEDDKLKPRKPDRNLQPRQRRSSRSFSLDEPPLFIPDNIATVKKEGSDQTTSIESKYMWTPSKQCGFCKKPHGNRFMVGCGRCDDWFHGDCVGLSLSQAQQMGEEDKEYVCVRCCAEEDKKTDILDTEIFEAQAPIEAHSEDKRMECGKLTSSKHAVTDDKHRHSDDPGKHKVKILKRESGEGKTSSDSRDNEIKKWQLAPLRKLSQPHLPRRSSEEKSEKIAKESTALASTGERVARSGTHEKQETKKKKMEKGGPNVHPPAATSKPSADQIRQSVRHSLKDILMKRLTDSNLKIPEEKAAKVATKIEKELFSFFRDTDAKYKNKYRSLMFNLKDPKNNILFKKVLKGEVTPDHLIRMSPEELASKELAAWRRRENRHTIEMIEKEQREVERRPITKITHKGEIEIESDAPMKEQEAAIEIQEPSANKSMEKPDVSEKQKEEVDSTSKDTTSQHRQHLFDLNCKICIGRMAPPIDDLSPKTVKVVVGGARKHSDNEAESLADALSSTTNILTSDLFEEEKQESPKSTFSPTPRPEMPGTVEVESTFLARLNFIWKGFINMPSVAKFVTKAYPVSGSPEYLTEDLPDSIQVGGRISPQTVWDYVEKIKASGTKEICVVRFTPVTEEDQISYTLLFAYFSSRKRYGVAANNMKQVKDMYLIPLGAADKIPHPLVPFDGPGLELHRPNLLLGLIIRQKLKRPHSASAGPSHTGETPESAPIVLPPDKKGKMESCTEEAAEEESDFFNSFTTVLHKQRNKPSQPLQEDLPTAAEPLMEVTKQEPPKPLRFLPGVLIGWDNQPSTLELANKPLPVDDILQSLLGTTGQVYEQAQPLVEQSTLKEIPFINDQANPKVEKIDKVEVTEGDAKEIKVKAENISVSTSKNSGEETSSVGSSSISPGPLASLSLRGKPPDVSTEAFLTNLSIPSKQEESVENKERTLKRLLLQDQENSLQDNRTSSDSPCWPGTGKGGMDGDGSGSGSGSGSGSEGPVANTRAPQFINLKRDPRQAAGRSQQTASESKDAESCRNGDKHAASAPPHNKEPLAEAVGGEGKLPSQEKSSCVEQNDDSEAAPNSSSVENLNSSQAEQANPSQEDVLTQNIETVHPFRRGSAPTSSRFEGGNTCQSEFPSKSVSFTCRSSSPRASTNFSPMRPQQPNLQHLKSSPPGFPFPGPQNFPPQNMFGFPPHLSPPLLPPPGFGFPQNPPMVPWPPVHVPGQPQRMMGPLSQASRYMGPQNFYQVKDIRRPERRHSDPWGRQDQQQPDRPFNRGKGDRQRFYSDSHHLKRERHDKDWEQESERHRHRDRSQERDRDRKSKEEAAAHKDKERPRLSHGDRAPDGKASRDGKSADKKPDRPKGEDHEKEKERDKSKHKEGEKDRERYHKDRDHTDRVKSKR comes from the exons AACAAGTAAGAAGTTTGCGACAAAGCACTATTGCCAAGCGTTCAAATGCAGCAACTCTAAGCACAAAAAAGCCATCTGGGAAGACCTTATCTACCTCTAAAGTAGGGGTGAAGCCAGCAGAAAGATGTCAGGGTAAAGAAGAAGTTTATGCCTCACTGAAATCTGAACACCCTAAGGAGAGTAGAAGGAGTGGCCGGCATGCTGAACAGATGGACGTGGCGCCAGAAGTCTCAGCATCTTCAGTTGATTCTTCAGTGTCGTCTTGTGCTGGAATGAAGGAGGAggctgagtttgatcccaaacATGCATGCAATAATCAGGGTGAAGTGAACGTGCCATCTCCTGAGTTAGATTGTCCACTTCTCTCAGAGACTAGTGCTAGTGTGGAAGAGAAGAACATTGAGGCTCTGATGGAATGTAAAGCTAAGACTAACAGTAGCCCGTTATTTAAGTTTCCAGTTAGAGAAGATGAGCAGAGTGATCTTGTTTCGGGTGAACTGAATGACACCATTGAAGGAAAGGATGCAGGGGGAAAACCTGATCAAGAATCAGAGGAGGTGAAGTTTCCCTGCGAAGGTGACCAGACGGCCGAGGAACCCGAATCTTCTGATGTGTCTAGTGACTCTGCTTGTGCCAATAAAAATAAGGCAGAAAAGAATGAAGGGGCAGAATGTCATTTGGAATTGAAGAATACTGTGGATATTGTTGATAAACCTGAGAACTCACCTCAGAGAAATGAGTTGGAAACACTGGGCTATGGTGAGGACACGGAGTCTAATGATGCTCGGTTACAGAGCACAGAGTTCAATAAGTCAGATTTGGAGGAAGTTGATGCTTGTGCTTTTGAACCGGAAGCTAGCACTTTAGAAAATACTATTTGTGATGTTCTTGACCAAAATTCAAAGCAATTGAATATTACTCAAAGTATTAAAATGGAAACAGCCAATCTTCAGGATGATAGAAGTGGTTTAGAGCCCAAAAACATAaaacccaaacacataaaatctGTAACTCATTCTAAACAAAGCATGACCACAGAGACACCCAGAAAAACTGTGGCAGCAAAGCATGAAGTAGGTCATAGCAAAACTAAATCTAATGTCAAGGCTGTGAAGCGAAATTCTGGTGAGCCGGAACCCCAGCCTGATTCTCAGAGGCCAGTCAAAGTGAGAAAAAAACAAGGTGATAAGGTTTGGAAGAGTCAGAGTTGTAATTCTGGAGTTAAATCTGTGAAAAGCCAAGCTCATTCTGTATTGAAAAGAATGCCCCAGGATCAAAACACAATGCAGATTTCCAAACCTTTAACTCATCCTCATAGTGATAAGCTTCATGGTCACTCTGGCTTCTCTAAGGAGCCTCCCCATCCTGTACAAACTGGACACTTGGTGCATTCCAGTCAAAAACAGAGCCAGAAGCCTCAGCAGCAGGCAGCTGTGGGGAAGGGCAGTAGCCATGTGAAGGATGAGCATGACCATCCAGTCAGTGAGCATCTTAAGGAGGACGATAAACTGAAGCCAAGAAAACCTGATAGGAACCTGCAGCCTCGCCAAAGGAGAAGCAGCCGAAGTTTTTCTCTGGATGAGCCTCCATTGTTCATCCCAGACAACATAGCTACTGTAAAAAAAGAAGGGTCAGATCAGACCACCTCAATTGAAAGCAAATATATGTGGACTCCAAGCAAGCAATGTGGGTTTTGCAAAAAACCACATggcaacag GTTTATGGTCGGCTGTGGGAGATGTGATGACTGGTTTCATGGAGACTGTGTTGGATTAAGTCTTTCTCAAGCACAGCAAAtgggagaggaagacaaagaatATGTTTGTGTAAGGTGCTGTGCTGAAGAAGATAAAAAGACTGACATACTAGACACAGAGATTTTTGAAGCCCAAGCTCCCATCGAAGCCCACAGCGAAGATAAAAGGATGGAGTGTGGAAAGCTGACATCATCGAAGCACGCAGTCACTGACGATAAACACAGACACTCAGATGACCCTGGGAAGCACAAGGTCAAAATTTTAAAACGG GAGTCTGGTGAGGGAAAAACTTCCTCTGACAGTAGagataatgaaattaaaaaatgGCAGCTAGCCCCTCTTCGCAAGTTGAGCCAACCACATTTACCTCGGAGATCATCagaagaaaaaagtgaaaaaatagcAAAGGAATCTACAGCTCTTGCCTCTACAGGAGAGAGAGTGGCGAGATCAG GTACTCATGAGAAGCaagagacaaaaaagaagaaaatggaaaagggtGGACCTAATGTGCACCCGCCTGCTGCTACTTCCAAGCCTTCTGCAGATCAGATCAGACAGAGTGTCCGACATTCTCTCAAAGATATTCTTATGAAAAG acTTACAGATTCAAACCTGAAGATCCCAGAGGAAAAGGCAGCAAAGGTTGCcacaaaaattgaaaaagaacttttctctttttttcggGACACGGATGccaagtataagaataaatatagAAGCTTGATGTTTAATCTAAAAGATCCTAAAAACAAT ATATTATTTAAGAAAGTTCTAAAAGGAGAAGTAACCCCTGATCATCTTATAAGAATGAGCCCAGAAGAACTAGCCTCCAAAGAGCTGGCTGCGTGGAGACGAAGGGAGAACAGACAC aCCATAGAGATGATTgagaaggaacagagagaagTGGAAAGACGACCAATCACGAAAATAACTCACAAAGGTGAGATAGAAATCGAGAGTGACGCCCCGATGAAGGAGCAGGAAGCAGCCATCGAGATCCAG GAACCGTCAGCTAATAAGTCAATGGAGAAGCCAGATGTGtctgagaaacaaaaagaagaggttGACTCCACATCTAAAGACACCACTAGTCAACACAGACAGCATCTCTTTGACCTGAACTGCAAAATATGCATAG GTCGAATGGCACCACCTATAGATGATCTTTCTCCAAAAACTGTGAAAGTTGTTGTAGGAGGAGCCCGGAAACACTCAGACAACGAAGCAGAGAGTCTAGCAGATGCGTTGTCTTCAACTACGAAtattctgacctctgacctctttgAGGAGGAAAAGCAAGAATCTCCCAAGTCAACGTTTTCCCCCACTCCACG GCCAGAGATGCCTGGAACTGTGGAAGTTGAGTCAACCTTTCTGGCTCGATTGAACTTCATCTGGAAAGGTTTTATCAATATGCCCTCTGTGGCAAAGTTTGTTACCAAAGCCTACCCCGTGTCTGGATCCCCTGAGTACTTGACAGAG GACCTACCAGACAGCATTCAAGTAGGTGGCAGGATATCGCCTCAGACAGTTTGGGATTATgtggaaaaaataaaagcatcaGGCACCAAG GAAATCTGTGTGGTTCGCTTCACACCAGTAACTGAAGAAGATCAGATTTCTTACACTTTGCTGTTTGCGTACTTCAGTAGCAGAAAGCGCTATGGTGTGGCTGCTAACAACATGAAGCAGGttaaagacatgtacctcattCCATTGGGCGCTGCAGATAAAATCCCACACCCTCTTGTGCCTTTTGATGGACCTG GACTTGAGCTGCACAGACCTAATCTGTTGTTGGGCCTGATTATCCGTCAGAAGCTGAAGCGGCCGCACAGCGCTAGTGCAGGCCCCAGTCACACAGGCGAGACTCCTGAGAGCGCCCCAATAGTGTTGCCCCCCGACAAGAAAGGTAAAATGGAGTCATGCACAGAGGaagcagcagaggaagagagtgacTTTTTCAATTCCTTTACAACTGTGTTACACAAGCAGAGAAATAAGCCCTCACAGCCTCTTCAGGAAGACCTGCCAACAGCAGCTGAACCTCTGATGGAAGTCACCAAGCAGGAGCCACCAAAACCCTTAAGGTTCCTTCCTGGGGTCCTGATTGGCTGGGACAATCAACCTTCTACTCTGGAATTAGCAAATAAGCCTCTTCCTGTGGATGACATACTCCAAAGCCTTTTGGGCACCACTGGTCAAGTATATGAGCAGGCTCAGCCACTTGTAGAACAAAGCACTCTTAAAGaaattccttttataaatgatCAAGCTAACCCAAAAGTAGAGAAAATAGATAAAGTGGAGGTGACTGAAGGTGACGCCAAGGAGATAAAAGTTAAAGCAGAAAATATTTCAGTGTCTACAAGTAAAAACTCAGGAGAAGAGACTTCATCGGTAGGTTCATCTTCCATTTCTCCAGGGCCTTTGGCAAGTCTCAGTCTGAGAGGGAAACCACCAGATGTTTCTACAGAAGCATTCTTAACAAATTTATCAATTCCCTCAAAACAAGAGGAAAGTgtggaaaacaaagagagaacatTAAAAAGACTGCTGCTCCAAGATCAAGAGAATAGTTTGCAAGACAATAGGACTTCAAGTGACTCTCCCTGCTGGCCTGGCACTGGGAAGGGAGGCATGGATGGGGATGGGAGCGGGAGCGGGAGCGGGAGCGGGAGCGGCAGTGAGGGTCCAGTGGCTAACACAAGAGCCCCACAGTTTATCAACCTGAAAAGGGACCCTAGGCAAGCAGCAGGACGAAGTCAGCAGACAGCTTCTGAAAGCAAGGATGCAGAGAGCTGCAGAAATGGAGACAAGCATGCTGCGTCTGCTCCACCACACAACAAAGAGCCCTTAGCAGAGGCTGTCGGTGGAGAGGGAAAGCTGCCTTCGCAGGAGAAGAGCTCATGTGTAGAGCAGAACGACGATTCGGAAGCTGCACCAAACTCATCCTCAGTAGAAAACTTAAATTCGTCACAAGCAGAACAAGCCAATCCTTCACAAGAGGATGTTTTAACACAAAATATTGAAACGGTCCACCCGTTTAGAAGAGGATCGGCTCCAACATCATCTCGTTTTGAAGGTGGAAATACCTGCCAATCAGAATTTCCGTCTAAAAGCGTTAGCTTTACTTGCAGGAGTAGCAGCCCTCGCGCGAGTACAAACTTTTCACCTATGAGGCCACAGCAGCCCAATCTCCAGCACCTCAAGTCCAGTCCTCCTGGATTCCCATTTCCAGGACCCCAAAACTTCCCTCCGCAAAATATGTTTGGATTCCCACCACATTTGTCACCTCCGTTACTTCCCCCTCCAGGCTTCGGCTTCCCTCAAAATCCCCCCATGGTTCCTTGGCCACCTGTTCATGTCCCAGGCCAACCACAACGCATGATGGGGCCCCTTTCACAAGCATCACGGTACATGGGCCCACAAAATTTTTATCAGGTAAAAGATATTCGGAGACCAGAAAGGCGCCATAGTGACCCATGGGGTAGGCAAGACCAACAACAACCAGATAGGCCATTTAATAGGGGTAAAGGGGACCGACAGAGATTTTACAGTGATTCGCACCACTTGAAAAGAGAGCGTCACGACAAGGATTGGGAGCAGGAATCCGAaaggcacagacacagagacagaagccaagaaagggacagagacagaaaaagcaaAGAGGAAGCAGCGGCACACAAAGACAAGGAGAGACCGCGGCTCTCACACGGCGACCGGGCACCAGATGGGAAAGCAAGCAGAGATGGTAAGAGTGCAGACAAGAAACCGGACAGGCCTAAAGGCGAAGACCacgaaaaggagaaagagagagacaagagcaagcacaaagaaggggagaaggacagagagcGGTA
- the Phf3 gene encoding PHD finger protein 3 isoform X6: MVGCGRCDDWFHGDCVGLSLSQAQQMGEEDKEYVCVRCCAEEDKKTDILDTEIFEAQAPIEAHSEDKRMECGKLTSSKHAVTDDKHRHSDDPGKHKVKILKRESGEGKTSSDSRDNEIKKWQLAPLRKLSQPHLPRRSSEEKSEKIAKESTALASTGERVARSGTHEKQETKKKKMEKGGPNVHPPAATSKPSADQIRQSVRHSLKDILMKRLTDSNLKIPEEKAAKVATKIEKELFSFFRDTDAKYKNKYRSLMFNLKDPKNNILFKKVLKGEVTPDHLIRMSPEELASKELAAWRRRENRHTIEMIEKEQREVERRPITKITHKGEIEIESDAPMKEQEAAIEIQEPSANKSMEKPDVSEKQKEEVDSTSKDTTSQHRQHLFDLNCKICIGRMAPPIDDLSPKTVKVVVGGARKHSDNEAESLADALSSTTNILTSDLFEEEKQESPKSTFSPTPRPEMPGTVEVESTFLARLNFIWKGFINMPSVAKFVTKAYPVSGSPEYLTEDLPDSIQVGGRISPQTVWDYVEKIKASGTKEICVVRFTPVTEEDQISYTLLFAYFSSRKRYGVAANNMKQVKDMYLIPLGAADKIPHPLVPFDGPGLELHRPNLLLGLIIRQKLKRPHSASAGPSHTGETPESAPIVLPPDKKGKMESCTEEAAEEESDFFNSFTTVLHKQRNKPSQPLQEDLPTAAEPLMEVTKQEPPKPLRFLPGVLIGWDNQPSTLELANKPLPVDDILQSLLGTTGQVYEQAQPLVEQSTLKEIPFINDQANPKVEKIDKVEVTEGDAKEIKVKAENISVSTSKNSGEETSSVGSSSISPGPLASLSLRGKPPDVSTEAFLTNLSIPSKQEESVENKERTLKRLLLQDQENSLQDNRTSSDSPCWPGTGKGGMDGDGSGSGSGSGSGSEGPVANTRAPQFINLKRDPRQAAGRSQQTASESKDAESCRNGDKHAASAPPHNKEPLAEAVGGEGKLPSQEKSSCVEQNDDSEAAPNSSSVENLNSSQAEQANPSQEDVLTQNIETVHPFRRGSAPTSSRFEGGNTCQSEFPSKSVSFTCRSSSPRASTNFSPMRPQQPNLQHLKSSPPGFPFPGPQNFPPQNMFGFPPHLSPPLLPPPGFGFPQNPPMVPWPPVHVPGQPQRMMGPLSQASRYMGPQNFYQVKDIRRPERRHSDPWGRQDQQQPDRPFNRGKGDRQRFYSDSHHLKRERHDKDWEQESERHRHRDRSQERDRDRKSKEEAAAHKDKERPRLSHGDRAPDGKASRDGKSADKKPDRPKGEDHEKEKERDKSKHKEGEKDRERYHKDRDHTDRVKSKR, encoded by the exons ATGGTCGGCTGTGGGAGATGTGATGACTGGTTTCATGGAGACTGTGTTGGATTAAGTCTTTCTCAAGCACAGCAAAtgggagaggaagacaaagaatATGTTTGTGTAAGGTGCTGTGCTGAAGAAGATAAAAAGACTGACATACTAGACACAGAGATTTTTGAAGCCCAAGCTCCCATCGAAGCCCACAGCGAAGATAAAAGGATGGAGTGTGGAAAGCTGACATCATCGAAGCACGCAGTCACTGACGATAAACACAGACACTCAGATGACCCTGGGAAGCACAAGGTCAAAATTTTAAAACGG GAGTCTGGTGAGGGAAAAACTTCCTCTGACAGTAGagataatgaaattaaaaaatgGCAGCTAGCCCCTCTTCGCAAGTTGAGCCAACCACATTTACCTCGGAGATCATCagaagaaaaaagtgaaaaaatagcAAAGGAATCTACAGCTCTTGCCTCTACAGGAGAGAGAGTGGCGAGATCAG GTACTCATGAGAAGCaagagacaaaaaagaagaaaatggaaaagggtGGACCTAATGTGCACCCGCCTGCTGCTACTTCCAAGCCTTCTGCAGATCAGATCAGACAGAGTGTCCGACATTCTCTCAAAGATATTCTTATGAAAAG acTTACAGATTCAAACCTGAAGATCCCAGAGGAAAAGGCAGCAAAGGTTGCcacaaaaattgaaaaagaacttttctctttttttcggGACACGGATGccaagtataagaataaatatagAAGCTTGATGTTTAATCTAAAAGATCCTAAAAACAAT ATATTATTTAAGAAAGTTCTAAAAGGAGAAGTAACCCCTGATCATCTTATAAGAATGAGCCCAGAAGAACTAGCCTCCAAAGAGCTGGCTGCGTGGAGACGAAGGGAGAACAGACAC aCCATAGAGATGATTgagaaggaacagagagaagTGGAAAGACGACCAATCACGAAAATAACTCACAAAGGTGAGATAGAAATCGAGAGTGACGCCCCGATGAAGGAGCAGGAAGCAGCCATCGAGATCCAG GAACCGTCAGCTAATAAGTCAATGGAGAAGCCAGATGTGtctgagaaacaaaaagaagaggttGACTCCACATCTAAAGACACCACTAGTCAACACAGACAGCATCTCTTTGACCTGAACTGCAAAATATGCATAG GTCGAATGGCACCACCTATAGATGATCTTTCTCCAAAAACTGTGAAAGTTGTTGTAGGAGGAGCCCGGAAACACTCAGACAACGAAGCAGAGAGTCTAGCAGATGCGTTGTCTTCAACTACGAAtattctgacctctgacctctttgAGGAGGAAAAGCAAGAATCTCCCAAGTCAACGTTTTCCCCCACTCCACG GCCAGAGATGCCTGGAACTGTGGAAGTTGAGTCAACCTTTCTGGCTCGATTGAACTTCATCTGGAAAGGTTTTATCAATATGCCCTCTGTGGCAAAGTTTGTTACCAAAGCCTACCCCGTGTCTGGATCCCCTGAGTACTTGACAGAG GACCTACCAGACAGCATTCAAGTAGGTGGCAGGATATCGCCTCAGACAGTTTGGGATTATgtggaaaaaataaaagcatcaGGCACCAAG GAAATCTGTGTGGTTCGCTTCACACCAGTAACTGAAGAAGATCAGATTTCTTACACTTTGCTGTTTGCGTACTTCAGTAGCAGAAAGCGCTATGGTGTGGCTGCTAACAACATGAAGCAGGttaaagacatgtacctcattCCATTGGGCGCTGCAGATAAAATCCCACACCCTCTTGTGCCTTTTGATGGACCTG GACTTGAGCTGCACAGACCTAATCTGTTGTTGGGCCTGATTATCCGTCAGAAGCTGAAGCGGCCGCACAGCGCTAGTGCAGGCCCCAGTCACACAGGCGAGACTCCTGAGAGCGCCCCAATAGTGTTGCCCCCCGACAAGAAAGGTAAAATGGAGTCATGCACAGAGGaagcagcagaggaagagagtgacTTTTTCAATTCCTTTACAACTGTGTTACACAAGCAGAGAAATAAGCCCTCACAGCCTCTTCAGGAAGACCTGCCAACAGCAGCTGAACCTCTGATGGAAGTCACCAAGCAGGAGCCACCAAAACCCTTAAGGTTCCTTCCTGGGGTCCTGATTGGCTGGGACAATCAACCTTCTACTCTGGAATTAGCAAATAAGCCTCTTCCTGTGGATGACATACTCCAAAGCCTTTTGGGCACCACTGGTCAAGTATATGAGCAGGCTCAGCCACTTGTAGAACAAAGCACTCTTAAAGaaattccttttataaatgatCAAGCTAACCCAAAAGTAGAGAAAATAGATAAAGTGGAGGTGACTGAAGGTGACGCCAAGGAGATAAAAGTTAAAGCAGAAAATATTTCAGTGTCTACAAGTAAAAACTCAGGAGAAGAGACTTCATCGGTAGGTTCATCTTCCATTTCTCCAGGGCCTTTGGCAAGTCTCAGTCTGAGAGGGAAACCACCAGATGTTTCTACAGAAGCATTCTTAACAAATTTATCAATTCCCTCAAAACAAGAGGAAAGTgtggaaaacaaagagagaacatTAAAAAGACTGCTGCTCCAAGATCAAGAGAATAGTTTGCAAGACAATAGGACTTCAAGTGACTCTCCCTGCTGGCCTGGCACTGGGAAGGGAGGCATGGATGGGGATGGGAGCGGGAGCGGGAGCGGGAGCGGGAGCGGCAGTGAGGGTCCAGTGGCTAACACAAGAGCCCCACAGTTTATCAACCTGAAAAGGGACCCTAGGCAAGCAGCAGGACGAAGTCAGCAGACAGCTTCTGAAAGCAAGGATGCAGAGAGCTGCAGAAATGGAGACAAGCATGCTGCGTCTGCTCCACCACACAACAAAGAGCCCTTAGCAGAGGCTGTCGGTGGAGAGGGAAAGCTGCCTTCGCAGGAGAAGAGCTCATGTGTAGAGCAGAACGACGATTCGGAAGCTGCACCAAACTCATCCTCAGTAGAAAACTTAAATTCGTCACAAGCAGAACAAGCCAATCCTTCACAAGAGGATGTTTTAACACAAAATATTGAAACGGTCCACCCGTTTAGAAGAGGATCGGCTCCAACATCATCTCGTTTTGAAGGTGGAAATACCTGCCAATCAGAATTTCCGTCTAAAAGCGTTAGCTTTACTTGCAGGAGTAGCAGCCCTCGCGCGAGTACAAACTTTTCACCTATGAGGCCACAGCAGCCCAATCTCCAGCACCTCAAGTCCAGTCCTCCTGGATTCCCATTTCCAGGACCCCAAAACTTCCCTCCGCAAAATATGTTTGGATTCCCACCACATTTGTCACCTCCGTTACTTCCCCCTCCAGGCTTCGGCTTCCCTCAAAATCCCCCCATGGTTCCTTGGCCACCTGTTCATGTCCCAGGCCAACCACAACGCATGATGGGGCCCCTTTCACAAGCATCACGGTACATGGGCCCACAAAATTTTTATCAGGTAAAAGATATTCGGAGACCAGAAAGGCGCCATAGTGACCCATGGGGTAGGCAAGACCAACAACAACCAGATAGGCCATTTAATAGGGGTAAAGGGGACCGACAGAGATTTTACAGTGATTCGCACCACTTGAAAAGAGAGCGTCACGACAAGGATTGGGAGCAGGAATCCGAaaggcacagacacagagacagaagccaagaaagggacagagacagaaaaagcaaAGAGGAAGCAGCGGCACACAAAGACAAGGAGAGACCGCGGCTCTCACACGGCGACCGGGCACCAGATGGGAAAGCAAGCAGAGATGGTAAGAGTGCAGACAAGAAACCGGACAGGCCTAAAGGCGAAGACCacgaaaaggagaaagagagagacaagagcaagcacaaagaaggggagaaggacagagagcGGTA